One window of Magallana gigas chromosome 2, xbMagGiga1.1, whole genome shotgun sequence genomic DNA carries:
- the LOC105340064 gene encoding lysosomal thioesterase PPT2-A isoform X2, whose product MGKTRMLWFLFFVGFCAAYKPVVFIHGFNGTPEDGNLIKDIIQKMHPGTLYYTANAFNRTDTVKPLWEEVAIVKPQLVKYMEAHPDGIHLICYSQGGLVCRGLLSTIPDHNVDTLIAVSSPMAGIYGDPHHLELYENFSDFLAPLNNDSISPHITEFKHNFLRIKRMVLIGGPNDGLIRPWQSSLFGFYDENEIVQDMKKQQYFIKDSFGLRTMYEQNRLFMYNIKGIVHKQWVRNPDVIKGVFMKWLN is encoded by the exons ATGGGAAAAACACGAATgctttggtttttgtttttcgtAGGGTTTTGCGCGGCATATAAACCTGTTGTTTTTATTCATGGTTTTAATGGTACCCCAGAAGATGGCAACCTCATCAAAGATATTATTCAAAag ATGCATCCAGGGACCCTTTACTACACAGCGAATGCTTTTAATAGAACCGATACGGTTAAACCATTATGGGAAGAGGTGGCGATCGTAAAACCACAGCTTGTGAAGTACATGGAGGCCCATCCTGATGGAATCCATTTGATATGTTACTCACAAG GTGGGTTAGTATGCCGAGGCTTACTCTCCACGATACCAGATCATAACGTGGACACTCTGATCGCAGTCAGTTCCCCGATGGCGGGAATCTATGGAG aCCCTCATCATTTAGAACTCTATGAAAATTTTTCCGATTTTCTGGCTCCGCTGAACAACGATTCAATTTCTCCACACATAACAG AATTTAAACACAACTTCCTGCGGATAAAGCGGATGGTTTTGATCGGGGGTCCGAATGACGGTCTCATAAGACCATGGCAATCCAG TCTCTTTGGGTTCTAcgatgaaaatgaaattgttcaAGACATGAAGAAGCAACAG TACTTTATAAAGGATTCCTTCGGACTTCGTACTATGTACGAACAGAACAGGCTATTTATGTACAACATTAAGGGTATCGTTCACAAACAGTGGGTCAGGAACCCGGATGTAATCAAAGGTGTCTTCATGAAGTGGTTAAACTAA
- the LOC105340064 gene encoding lysosomal thioesterase PPT2-A isoform X1, whose amino-acid sequence MGKTRMLWFLFFVGFCAAYKPVVFIHGFNGTPEDGNLIKDIIQKMHPGTLYYTANAFNRTDTVKPLWEEVAIVKPQLVKYMEAHPDGIHLICYSQGGLVCRGLLSTIPDHNVDTLIAVSSPMAGIYGGFKGLPECIRRNLYRLLYSKMGQRNFLGNYWKDPHHLELYENFSDFLAPLNNDSISPHITEFKHNFLRIKRMVLIGGPNDGLIRPWQSSLFGFYDENEIVQDMKKQQYFIKDSFGLRTMYEQNRLFMYNIKGIVHKQWVRNPDVIKGVFMKWLN is encoded by the exons ATGGGAAAAACACGAATgctttggtttttgtttttcgtAGGGTTTTGCGCGGCATATAAACCTGTTGTTTTTATTCATGGTTTTAATGGTACCCCAGAAGATGGCAACCTCATCAAAGATATTATTCAAAag ATGCATCCAGGGACCCTTTACTACACAGCGAATGCTTTTAATAGAACCGATACGGTTAAACCATTATGGGAAGAGGTGGCGATCGTAAAACCACAGCTTGTGAAGTACATGGAGGCCCATCCTGATGGAATCCATTTGATATGTTACTCACAAG GTGGGTTAGTATGCCGAGGCTTACTCTCCACGATACCAGATCATAACGTGGACACTCTGATCGCAGTCAGTTCCCCGATGGCGGGAATCTATGGAG GTTTCAAAGGTCTTCCAGAATGTATAAGGCGCAATTTATATAG ATTGCTTTACAGTAAAATGGGACAAAGAAATTTTCTAGGAAATTACTGGAAAG aCCCTCATCATTTAGAACTCTATGAAAATTTTTCCGATTTTCTGGCTCCGCTGAACAACGATTCAATTTCTCCACACATAACAG AATTTAAACACAACTTCCTGCGGATAAAGCGGATGGTTTTGATCGGGGGTCCGAATGACGGTCTCATAAGACCATGGCAATCCAG TCTCTTTGGGTTCTAcgatgaaaatgaaattgttcaAGACATGAAGAAGCAACAG TACTTTATAAAGGATTCCTTCGGACTTCGTACTATGTACGAACAGAACAGGCTATTTATGTACAACATTAAGGGTATCGTTCACAAACAGTGGGTCAGGAACCCGGATGTAATCAAAGGTGTCTTCATGAAGTGGTTAAACTAA
- the LOC105340064 gene encoding lysosomal thioesterase PPT2-A isoform X3 has product MGTNRLRTLFTQGGLVCRGLLSTIPDHNVDTLIAVSSPMAGIYGGFKGLPECIRRNLYRLLYSKMGQRNFLGNYWKDPHHLELYENFSDFLAPLNNDSISPHITEFKHNFLRIKRMVLIGGPNDGLIRPWQSSLFGFYDENEIVQDMKKQQYFIKDSFGLRTMYEQNRLFMYNIKGIVHKQWVRNPDVIKGVFMKWLN; this is encoded by the exons ATGGGAACTAATCGTTTAAGGACGTTGTTCACTCAAG GTGGGTTAGTATGCCGAGGCTTACTCTCCACGATACCAGATCATAACGTGGACACTCTGATCGCAGTCAGTTCCCCGATGGCGGGAATCTATGGAG GTTTCAAAGGTCTTCCAGAATGTATAAGGCGCAATTTATATAG ATTGCTTTACAGTAAAATGGGACAAAGAAATTTTCTAGGAAATTACTGGAAAG aCCCTCATCATTTAGAACTCTATGAAAATTTTTCCGATTTTCTGGCTCCGCTGAACAACGATTCAATTTCTCCACACATAACAG AATTTAAACACAACTTCCTGCGGATAAAGCGGATGGTTTTGATCGGGGGTCCGAATGACGGTCTCATAAGACCATGGCAATCCAG TCTCTTTGGGTTCTAcgatgaaaatgaaattgttcaAGACATGAAGAAGCAACAG TACTTTATAAAGGATTCCTTCGGACTTCGTACTATGTACGAACAGAACAGGCTATTTATGTACAACATTAAGGGTATCGTTCACAAACAGTGGGTCAGGAACCCGGATGTAATCAAAGGTGTCTTCATGAAGTGGTTAAACTAA
- the LOC117681820 gene encoding lysosomal thioesterase PPT2-A isoform X1 yields MRKTTMLWFLFLVGFCAAYKPVVFIHGFNGTSKDGDLIKDIIQKMHPGTLYYTANAFNRTDTVKPLWEEVAIVKPQLVKYMKAHPDGINLICYSQGGLVCRGLLSTIPDHNVDTLIAVSSPMAGMYGGFKGLPGFVKRNAYRLLYSKMGQRIFLGNYWKDPHHLDLYEKFSDFLAPLNNESISPHITEFKRNFLRIKRMVLIGGPDDGLICPWQSSLFGFYDENEIVQDMKKQRYFIEDSFGLRTMSEQKRLFWFTIKGIVHKRWVRNPDVIKSVFMKWLN; encoded by the exons ATGAGAAAGACAACTATGTTATGGTTTTTGTTTCTAGTAGGGTTTTGCGCGGCGTACAAACCTGTTGTTTTTATTCATGGTTTCAATGGTACCTCGAAAGATGGAGACCTCATCAAAGATATCATTcaaaag ATGCATCCAGGGACCCTTTACTACACAGCGAATGCTTTTAATAGAACCGATACGGTTAAACCATTATGGGAAGAGGTGGCGATCGTAAAACCACAGCTTGTGAAGTACATGAAGGCCCATCCCGATGGAATCAATTTGATATGTTACTCACAAG GTGGGTTGGTATGCCGAGGCTTACTCTCCACGATACCAGATCATAACGTGGACACTCTGATCGCAGTCAGTTCCCCGATGGCGGGAATGTATGGAG GTTTCAAAGGTCTTCCGGGATTTGTTAAGCGCAATGCATATAG ATTGCTTTACAGTAAAATGGGGCAAAGAATTTTTCTAGGAAACTACTGGAAAG ACCCTCATCATTTAGatctttatgaaaaattttCCGATTTTCTGGCTCCACTGAACAACGAATCAATTTCTCCACACATAACAG AATTTAAACGCAACTTCCTGCGGATAAAGCGGATGGTTTTGATTGGAGGTCCTGACGACGGTCTCATATGTCCATGGCAATCCAG TCTCTTTGGGTTCTAcgatgaaaatgaaattgttcaAGACATGAAgaagcaacgg tACTTTATAGAGGATTCCTTCGGACTTCGTACTATGTCCGAACAGAAAAGGCTATTTTGGTTCACCATTAAAGGTATCGTTCACAAACGGTGGGTCAGGAACCCGGATGTGATCAAGAGTGTCTTTATGAAGTGGTTAAACTAA
- the LOC117681820 gene encoding lysosomal thioesterase PPT2-A isoform X2 yields the protein MRKTTMLWFLFLVGFCAAYKPVVFIHGFNGTSKDGDLIKDIIQKMHPGTLYYTANAFNRTDTVKPLWEEVAIVKPQLVKYMKAHPDGINLICYSQGGLVCRGLLSTIPDHNVDTLIAVSSPMAGMYGGFKGLPGFVKRNAYRLLYSKMGQRIFLGNYWKDPHHLDLYEKFSDFLAPLNNESISPHITEFKRNFLRIKRMVLIGGPDDGLICPWQSRFVSLGSTMKMKLFKT from the exons ATGAGAAAGACAACTATGTTATGGTTTTTGTTTCTAGTAGGGTTTTGCGCGGCGTACAAACCTGTTGTTTTTATTCATGGTTTCAATGGTACCTCGAAAGATGGAGACCTCATCAAAGATATCATTcaaaag ATGCATCCAGGGACCCTTTACTACACAGCGAATGCTTTTAATAGAACCGATACGGTTAAACCATTATGGGAAGAGGTGGCGATCGTAAAACCACAGCTTGTGAAGTACATGAAGGCCCATCCCGATGGAATCAATTTGATATGTTACTCACAAG GTGGGTTGGTATGCCGAGGCTTACTCTCCACGATACCAGATCATAACGTGGACACTCTGATCGCAGTCAGTTCCCCGATGGCGGGAATGTATGGAG GTTTCAAAGGTCTTCCGGGATTTGTTAAGCGCAATGCATATAG ATTGCTTTACAGTAAAATGGGGCAAAGAATTTTTCTAGGAAACTACTGGAAAG ACCCTCATCATTTAGatctttatgaaaaattttCCGATTTTCTGGCTCCACTGAACAACGAATCAATTTCTCCACACATAACAG AATTTAAACGCAACTTCCTGCGGATAAAGCGGATGGTTTTGATTGGAGGTCCTGACGACGGTCTCATATGTCCATGGCAATCCAGGTTTG TCTCTTTGGGTTCTAcgatgaaaatgaaattgttcaAGACATGA